The DNA region CGATACCGGCGTGTTTGGGGATGAAGAACAGCCGCGACTCGGCGGCGAGTAGGTCGCGCACGTCCTCGGCCGTCGGCGTCGATTCGAGCGTGACGTTGACGCTGTGGGTGTGCATCAGCGTCGCCGGCACCTTCAGGCCGAGCGTGTCGATGGCGAGGTCCGGGAAGATGGTCTGCACGTCGGGACCGTGGTGGGAGGGGAGCGTTACGGGGTCCGGTAGGATGTCGTTAATCGGCCCGCGGCCGGTCTGACCGGGGTCGCCCCCGCGGCGGACGAGCGTCACGCGCGCCTTCTTCACGCCGTAGGTCTCGTCGAGCGGCGCGAGCAGCCGCGAGAGACCGGTCGTGTTGCAGGAGACCGTTCGGACGAACTGCACGTCGGCCGCCTCGTCGTAGTTGGCGCGCGCGTTGAAGCTCACGTCCGCGACGTCGGCGTCCTCGCCGCCCTGGAAGATGGCCGGCGTGTCGTGGCGCTCGTACAGCGAGCGGTTCTGCGCGCCGATTCCGGAGGGAGTGGTGTCGACGACGACGTCGCTCTCGGCGACCAGGTCGTCGACCACGCCGGCGAGGGGAACGCCCGCGTCGTCGAACTGGTCGACGCGCTCGGGGAGCGCGGCGTAGAGGGGATACCCGTTTCTGACCGCCGTCTCGGCTTCGAAGTTCGGCCGCGTCTTCGCGACCCCGACGAGTTCCATGTCGGGTTGCGCGCAGACGGCGTCTGCGACGCGTTTGCCGATTGTTCCGTAGCCATTGACGCCCACCTTGAGCATATTCGGACCTGCTACCGGGAAGGACATAGTTATTTCGGAGCTTAACGTTTAGAAATTAACTCTGGGGCGAGTAACCATGTTTCGGTTTCTCCGGGCGTCTAACCGTAATCTTCGTCGAAATCTCGAGAAAAGAAGGCGAGAGAGGTTCCTCGCAGACGGGCGCGGGGATAGTGATGTGGCAAAGCCTAACCCGTCGCCGGACGGCATCTCGAATATGACCAACCGCAATACTGGCGACGAACTCCGCGCGGCCGCGGAGACGGCGCTCGAACAGTGCCTGCGCCTCCAGTCCGACGAATCCTGCGCAGTCGTCACCGACGACAAGCGAGCGCCCATCGGCGAGGCGCTGTACGAGGTGGCCAGTGAGATTACCGACGACGCCGTCGTCACGCGCTACCCGCCAGGGCCGCAGCACGGTGCGGAGCCACCTGCACCAGTCGCGGCGGCGATGCGCGAAGCGGACGTGTTCATCGCGCCGACGACGAAGAGTCTGAGTCACACCCGCGCGCGGAGCGAGGCGTGCGACGCCGGCGCTCGCGGCGCGACGATGCCCGGTATCACCGAGGACGTGATGCTCGCGGGCCTCGACGCCGACTACGAGGCCATCGCCCGACACAGCCTCGACGTACTCGAACAGGTCGTCGACGCCGACGAAGTCCGGGTGACGACGCCGAAAGGTACCGACATCACCTTCGTCCCCGGCGACCGCGAGTGGCTCTCGGACACCGGGATGGTCCACGACGCGGGGCAGTTCTCGAATCTCCCCGCGGGCGAGGTGTTCGTCAGCCCCGAGACGGCCGACGGCACCTACGTCGTCGACGGGACGATGATGCCGTACGGCCTGCTCGACGAGGATCAGGAGCTCCGATTCGAGGTCGAAGACGGCTACGTGACCGTCATCTCCGACGACGAGGTTCGCGAGCAGGTCGAAGCAGGCGCAGAGGAGGTCGGGCGGGACGCGTACAACCTCGCGGAACTCGGTATCGGGACGAACGTCGGCGTCGACGAGTTGGTCGGCTCCGTGCTCCTCGACGAGAAGGCGGCCGGGACGGTCCACATCGCCATCGGCGACGACGCCGGAATCGGCGGCGACACCGTCGCGCCGCTCCACCTGGACGGGATCATCCGCGACCCGACCGTGTACGCGGATGGCGAGGAAGTGGAACTCCCGCGGTAGCGACCCGGAAGCGAGCGGCCCGCAGTCGCTGGTACTTACTGTTCGTTCTATCGCTGGTACTGTTCGTACTGTCGCGTGAATTCGAGGAACTCGTCGAGCGGTCGGGTACATTCGGCCATCGTCACCACGTTCGCGTCGGCGTCGTAGTCGACGATATCCGCGTCGGCCAACTTCGGGAGGTGCGAGTGGTGCAAGTCGGCGTGGATCTGTCCGAGCGTCTCCTCGGAGATGTCGTCGAGGTCCTGGCGGGTCTCCCACATGGCGACCTGTTCTGCGACCTCCGATAGCGTCGCCGGATACCGGCAGGTCTGCAGGTGATAGAGGACGTACCGACGCCGCGGGTTCTCGAGGACCCGAAACACCGCGTCGAGCGGAAACGCCCCCGCCTCGTCGGCGCGGACGGAGTCGGGAAACTCGTCGAACTCGTCGGTATTTCCCCCGCCTGCGGTCGGCGGATCGTCGGGTGCGTCGTCGTCCATCTTGTATCCCCCCAGCGCAGTAGCCGCCGGAACCGAACTCGTCGTCGCTGGCCCGTCGAACCGTTCCGTGCCTCCGCGGCGGCCACTCGTCTTTCGTCCGAAGTACGTGGCTGGAACAACGTTAGTGTTGTTGTTGGTCGCCGCCGTCGGGTCTCCACGGGAGTGGTCGGTCGGACGACGAAGGCGTGAGAGATGCGGACGGAGAACGCCAGTCGCCGGGAGAAGCGCGGACTTTTACGGCCAGATGGATTACGCCGTCGTATGAGCCAAAGCGAACGCGTCGCGGTGGTCTGTCCCTCCTGCTCACCGCAGACGGAGACCGTCCACGAGGTGCTCAAACCCGGCGGACAGGCGACCGTCCGCTGCACCGAGTGCGGACACACCCACAAGACGACAATCGAGGAGGAGCGCGAAACCGAACTGAGCGTCATCGTCTCCCAGGACGGCGAATCGTTCAGTACGACCGTCGACGCACCCGCAGAGGAGACGCTGGCCGTCGGCGAGGAGTTCATCGCCGACACGCCCGAGGCCATCATGCTCGTCCGCATCACGTCGCTCGACGTGGGCGGCGACCAGCGCGTCGACAAAGCCGTCGCTGAGGACGTGGCGACGGTCTGGACGCGCGTCGTCGACAACGTGAGCGTCCCCGTCACGCTTCACCCCGGCGACGGCCGCCGCGACGAGACGCGGAGTTTCAAACTCAGCGTCCCCGGCGACTACGAGTTCGTCGTCGGCGAGACCGAGGAACTGAACGACGAGGAGTTCGAGATAGAGGGCATCCACGTGCGCCAGAACGCGACGAACTACCGCTTCGACAAGTTCGACCGCGACGGCGACATGGTGTTCGCCAAGGACGTCAAACGCATCTACGGCCGCGACGAGACGAGTTCGGCGTGGTCGGCGTGGTGAGATAGCCGACCGCTCGACACGAAACGCGACTCGATACGACGGAGGAAACCTGCTATGGAATTCGAAACCGCCCGCAAACGGATGGTCGACCGACTTCTCGAACACGACCGAATCGAACGCGAAGCGACGGCCGAGGCGCTCCGAACCGTCCCGCGCCACGCGTTCATCCCGCCGGATCGACGAGAGCACGCCTATCATGACCGTCCGTTACCTATCGGCGACGGTCAGACCATCAGCGCGCCGCACATGGTCGCCATCGTCACCGACCTTCTCGCGCTCGACCCCGGCGACCGCGTGCTCGAAATCGGCACCGGATGCGGCTACCACGCCGCCGTCACCGCCGAAGCGCTCGCGCGGACGGGGCGAGACGGCCGAGACGACCATGGAGCGAGCGTCTACAGCGTCGAGTACGACTCCGAACTGGCCGACCACGCCCGCGAGACCCTCTCCGAACACGGGTACGACGTCGATGTTCGGACGGGCGACGGGTACGAGGGGTGGGCCGAGCACGCGCCTTACGACCGCGCGTACCTCACCTGTGCCCCCGAGTCGCTTCCGGAACGAGTGGTCGAACAGATTCGGCCGGATGGGTGCGTGGTTGGACCGGTCGGTCGCGGGCAGCAGACGCTCGTCCGAGCGTGGCGTCGCGAAGACGGTGACATCGACCGTGAGACCCACGGCGGCGTCCGGTTCGTCCCGATGCGACGCGACGACTGAGACGGCCGCGGGCGACCGACCGAGGAGAACGACCCACCGCCCGCAACGACCGATTTTTCTCCGCCGACTCCCACTCCCCTGCATGCCGACCGTACACCGTTCGGGGCACGACACCGAGACGCTGTTACTTCTCTGGGCGGCCCGCGAGACGGGAGCGCTCGACGCGCTGACGAGCCGTGCGGGAACCGCCGACGCCGTCGCCGCCGAGACCGACGTGACGCCCGAGGCGGCGCGCGTCGTCGTCGACTCGCTCGCCGACCTCGGCTTTCTCGAACGTGTCGGCGACGAGTACGAGGTGACGAACCGCGCGCTCGGCTTTCTCGCCAAGCGTGACGTTCGCTCCATCGGTCGCCTACCGCACGCACTCGACATGCTCGACCGCTACACAGAGCTTCCGGAGACGATGACGACGGGCGTGCCCCCGGTGTCGAGCGCGGAGTCGACGAGAAACCGACTGGGCGCACACGCTGCGACCGACGAATCGGTCGTCAGAGCCGCCGTCACCGCAGCGGTTCGCCTCGCACCGCGCGCGAAGCACGTACTGAACGTCGCCGGCAGGTCGGGCGTCTACGCCCGCGAGTTCGTCGCTCGTGGGTTCGAGGTCACGATGTGCGACGGTGACGACGTCGTCGAGTTCGTCGCCCCGGCGCTCGAACACGAGGACGTGACGCTCGAACGCCGGTCGTTGGCGACGATAGCCGACGGGACGTACGACCTCGTCTTCGGCGAGAACCTCTGTTGCTCGCTCGCTGTCGCGGAGACTCGAACGCTGCTGTCCACGGTCGAAGACACGCTGTCGCCGTCCGGCGCGGCCGTCTTCGTCGAACCCGTCCGAGGCCGCTCGTCGTCGGCAGCAACCGTTCGGGCGGCGACGGAGGCGCTCGCGACCGGCAGCGGCGGTGCGTACGACGAGTCGCAGTACCGCGGGTGGTTCTCGGAGGCTGGGTTCGAGCGTGTCCGCGTCGACGACGTCCCTGGAACCGACCGACAGGCGGTCGGGGGGTACAAGCGCCGAGTTGATTAGCCGTCGTCTCGGAGGTGAGGTATGGACCCCGCGGTACTGCGCGAGGACATGGTCGACGGCCTCGAGCGGGCACTCGGAGAGCGTCTCGACGAGCGCGTCGACGTAGCGATGCGGACGGTCCCGCGCCACGAGTTCGTCGACGACCATCCCTACGCGAACAGGAACACGACCGAGAACGGTAGTCGCGTCCTCGCCCCGTCGACGGTCGCGCGACTGCTCTCCGCGCTCGACCCGACCGACGGCGACAACGTCCTCGTCGTCGGCGCGGGCGTCGGCTACACCGCCGCCGTCGCCGCCGAGTTGGTCGGCGACGCGAACGTACAGGCTATCGACATCTCCCGACGGATAGTGATCTACGCACGCCAACGCCTCGCAGAGACCGGTTACGACGGCGTCCTCGTCGACTGCCGCGACGGCGCTCGCGGCTACCCCGAGTACGCCCCGTTCGACCGCATCCTCCTCGAAGCGGCGGCGATTCGCCCCCCGCGCGCGCTCGTCGACCAGTTAGCGCCGGACGGGAAGCTCGTCCTCCCGATGGGTGGCCCCCAGCAGACGCTCGTCGCCGTCGAGCCGGGTCCCGAGGCGGCGGGACCCGACGGCGTCACCGAGCGCTACGGGCCGGCGCAGTTCGCGCCGATGCTCGTCGAGGGCGAACAGCCGGACGGGCTCGCGCGTAACCGAACGGTTCGGGAGGACCGCGAGTACGACGAGAGCGGCTGGCGCGCGCGGACCGGCTGGGAGCAGGACTGGGTCGACTGGGACGAACACCTCTGAGCCGGCGGACGGTGGCCCACCGGCACTCCGCGTTCACCCGCCGCGAATCACCAGTATCTTCGTGTTCGCCCGGCGGTCGACGAACTCGCTTCCCGCGGGCGGTTTCACTTCGACGACGAGCGTACCGTCCTCCCGATTCGGCCCGAGGGTGGGGTCGACGGTGACTCTCGCCCGCCCGTCTGCGTCGGTCGTCGCCGTCTCGATGCCGTCGATGTCGGCCGTCCCCCCTTTGACGACGAGCGTCGCGTCGGCGACCGGGTCGCCGTCGGAACCGACGGCCGTGAGCGTCAGCGTCTGTTCCTCGGGAGCGACGACGTCCGGCGAAGGCCGAACGTCCACCTCCACGACGGCCAACCCCTGGATCCCGCTTATCATGTTCATCATCACACTGAGGCTCGCGACGCCGACCACGAGCGCGATGACGAGGCGGATGGGCAGCCCCTCGATGGCGCGTTCGTCGCGGCGGAAGCTGTCGAACTGTCCTCGGAGTGGGTCGAGCATACGCCGTCTGGTCCCGTTCTCCGGGATAAACCTCGGGACGAGAGTTGAAATCCGAAGACGGGACCCACGACTCACATGCACGTCTTCGGACGGGCGGAAGCCGAATCGACGGCGGGGAGTTTGCGAGACGACGCGCGGCGACCGACCGGTCGTCTCGGAACGTATCGCGCCCGCGACGGTAGCGACGCCGCGCCCGTGGGTGTCGACCTCGATACCCCGCACGCGGCGCTCGTCGTCGGTAAGCGCGGCAGCGGGAAGTCGTACACCCTCGGCGTTCTCGCGGAGGCAGCGGCACGGGCGGACGGCATCGCCCCCGTCGTCGTCGACCCGATGGGTGTCTTCTCGGGCTTGACGGCGGAGTCGGCGACCGGTGACGGCAGCAACGCCGACGCCGATCCGGTTCGCGCCACAGTCGTCGAAGCGCCGACCGTCGCCGCGGAGTCGCTTCCCCCGGCGTCGTGGCCTGCGCTCCTCGGACTCGATCCGGAGAGTCCAGCGGGAACACTCGTCTGGCAGGCGGCGAGTGAGGGTGCGTCGCTCTCGGCGATGCGCGACCACGTCGCCGACGCTGACGCCGGTGACGCTGCCCGACGGGCGGCGCGGAACCACCTCCGACTTGCCGACTCGTGGGACGTCTTCGAACCGGCGGGCCTCGACACGAGGGACCTGCTCGGCGGCGAGGCGACGGTGCTGGACCTCTCGGGAATCCCGGACGCACCGTCGAACGCGGTCTGCGCGGCCGTCGCCGGTGGACTGTACGAACGCCGTGCATCCATCGCATCGACGTCCGTCGCCGAATCGCTCCGCTTACCGTGGCTGTTCGTCGACGAAGCGCACACGTTCTTCGACGGCGTCGCCGCAAACGCCTTAAGGAGAGTCCTCACCCGGGGACGAGCGCCGGGAGTGAGCCTCGTCGCCGCGACGCAGCGCCCGAGCGCGCTCCCC from Haloprofundus halobius includes:
- a CDS encoding methyltransferase domain-containing protein; the protein is MPTVHRSGHDTETLLLLWAARETGALDALTSRAGTADAVAAETDVTPEAARVVVDSLADLGFLERVGDEYEVTNRALGFLAKRDVRSIGRLPHALDMLDRYTELPETMTTGVPPVSSAESTRNRLGAHAATDESVVRAAVTAAVRLAPRAKHVLNVAGRSGVYAREFVARGFEVTMCDGDDVVEFVAPALEHEDVTLERRSLATIADGTYDLVFGENLCCSLAVAETRTLLSTVEDTLSPSGAAVFVEPVRGRSSSAATVRAATEALATGSGGAYDESQYRGWFSEAGFERVRVDDVPGTDRQAVGGYKRRVD
- a CDS encoding DUF7382 domain-containing protein; its protein translation is MLDPLRGQFDSFRRDERAIEGLPIRLVIALVVGVASLSVMMNMISGIQGLAVVEVDVRPSPDVVAPEEQTLTLTAVGSDGDPVADATLVVKGGTADIDGIETATTDADGRARVTVDPTLGPNREDGTLVVEVKPPAGSEFVDRRANTKILVIRGG
- a CDS encoding protein-L-isoaspartate(D-aspartate) O-methyltransferase, which codes for MEFETARKRMVDRLLEHDRIEREATAEALRTVPRHAFIPPDRREHAYHDRPLPIGDGQTISAPHMVAIVTDLLALDPGDRVLEIGTGCGYHAAVTAEALARTGRDGRDDHGASVYSVEYDSELADHARETLSEHGYDVDVRTGDGYEGWAEHAPYDRAYLTCAPESLPERVVEQIRPDGCVVGPVGRGQQTLVRAWRREDGDIDRETHGGVRFVPMRRDD
- a CDS encoding protein-L-isoaspartate O-methyltransferase family protein gives rise to the protein MDPAVLREDMVDGLERALGERLDERVDVAMRTVPRHEFVDDHPYANRNTTENGSRVLAPSTVARLLSALDPTDGDNVLVVGAGVGYTAAVAAELVGDANVQAIDISRRIVIYARQRLAETGYDGVLVDCRDGARGYPEYAPFDRILLEAAAIRPPRALVDQLAPDGKLVLPMGGPQQTLVAVEPGPEAAGPDGVTERYGPAQFAPMLVEGEQPDGLARNRTVREDREYDESGWRARTGWEQDWVDWDEHL
- a CDS encoding DUF7344 domain-containing protein, translated to MDDDAPDDPPTAGGGNTDEFDEFPDSVRADEAGAFPLDAVFRVLENPRRRYVLYHLQTCRYPATLSEVAEQVAMWETRQDLDDISEETLGQIHADLHHSHLPKLADADIVDYDADANVVTMAECTRPLDEFLEFTRQYEQYQR
- a CDS encoding ATP-binding protein, whose product is MHVFGRAEAESTAGSLRDDARRPTGRLGTYRARDGSDAAPVGVDLDTPHAALVVGKRGSGKSYTLGVLAEAAARADGIAPVVVDPMGVFSGLTAESATGDGSNADADPVRATVVEAPTVAAESLPPASWPALLGLDPESPAGTLVWQAASEGASLSAMRDHVADADAGDAARRAARNHLRLADSWDVFEPAGLDTRDLLGGEATVLDLSGIPDAPSNAVCAAVAGGLYERRASIASTSVAESLRLPWLFVDEAHTFFDGVAANALRRVLTRGRAPGVSLVAATQRPSALPDVAVSQADLLVAHRLTMQTDVTALTAAQPTYLAGTIRERLPTRTGDALVVDDTTESAHAVRVRNRDTPHGGGSPRASRVVSATGKGGNERSETGARL
- a CDS encoding HVO_0476 family zinc finger protein; its protein translation is MSQSERVAVVCPSCSPQTETVHEVLKPGGQATVRCTECGHTHKTTIEEERETELSVIVSQDGESFSTTVDAPAEETLAVGEEFIADTPEAIMLVRITSLDVGGDQRVDKAVAEDVATVWTRVVDNVSVPVTLHPGDGRRDETRSFKLSVPGDYEFVVGETEELNDEEFEIEGIHVRQNATNYRFDKFDRDGDMVFAKDVKRIYGRDETSSAWSAW
- a CDS encoding aminopeptidase, with product MTNRNTGDELRAAAETALEQCLRLQSDESCAVVTDDKRAPIGEALYEVASEITDDAVVTRYPPGPQHGAEPPAPVAAAMREADVFIAPTTKSLSHTRARSEACDAGARGATMPGITEDVMLAGLDADYEAIARHSLDVLEQVVDADEVRVTTPKGTDITFVPGDREWLSDTGMVHDAGQFSNLPAGEVFVSPETADGTYVVDGTMMPYGLLDEDQELRFEVEDGYVTVISDDEVREQVEAGAEEVGRDAYNLAELGIGTNVGVDELVGSVLLDEKAAGTVHIAIGDDAGIGGDTVAPLHLDGIIRDPTVYADGEEVELPR
- a CDS encoding type II glyceraldehyde-3-phosphate dehydrogenase, with protein sequence MLKVGVNGYGTIGKRVADAVCAQPDMELVGVAKTRPNFEAETAVRNGYPLYAALPERVDQFDDAGVPLAGVVDDLVAESDVVVDTTPSGIGAQNRSLYERHDTPAIFQGGEDADVADVSFNARANYDEAADVQFVRTVSCNTTGLSRLLAPLDETYGVKKARVTLVRRGGDPGQTGRGPINDILPDPVTLPSHHGPDVQTIFPDLAIDTLGLKVPATLMHTHSVNVTLESTPTAEDVRDLLAAESRLFFIPKHAGIDGTGKLKEFAMDAGRPRGDLWENCIWEESIAVEDDDLYLFQAIHQESDVIPENIDAVRAIAGSASKAESIALTNETLGVGLESVFGGQNRQFAAADD